TGCCCGCCGAGGCGACCCTGCCGCCCCGCGGTCCGGCGCCGCCCTTCTCCTTCACCGCCGATGGCGGCGGGGTGTCTGCGGCGGGACATGTCTTCCTGCTGCTGCCTCCCGGCGACAACCGGTATCGTACGACCTTCGGCTGGGATCTGACCCGCGCGCCCAAGGGGAGCCGGGGCGTCAGCTCACTCGGTGAGGGCATTGTCACCGCCGCCGAGCCGCTCGATGGCGCGCAGTTACGGATGAGCTTCTTCATGGCCGGGCGGATCGGCACCTGGCCGCCCAGGATCCCCGCCGGCGGTTTCTTCGGCGCATGGCAGGGCGATCCCGGCTTCGATGCCGGCGCGCTGCTCGCCTGGACCGGCACGCTCTACGATCATTATGCGCACATGTTCGGCCAGAAGGATTCGCCGCCTTATGGCGTCTTCCTGCGCTACAATCCGATCAACGCGGGCGGCGGCGTCGGTCTCTACCGGTCATTCGTGACCACCTTCGGCGCGGGGCGCGGTTCGGATGTCGCCAGGATCCGGCTGACCCTGGCGCACGAGATGTTCCACACCTTCCAGCCCTATATCGCCAGCCCCGCCGGACTCGAATCTTCCTGGTTCGGCGAGGGGCTTGCCACCTTCTACCAGGCGCGGCTGCCTTTCCGCTTCGGCATGCTGACCCCCGAGGAATATCTGGCCGACATCAATTGGACCGCAGCGCGTTATTACACCAGCAGCATGGCCCGCGCCCCGAACAGCCAGGTGCCGCTGCGCTTCTGGGCCGACACCCGCGTGCGAACGCTGCCCTATGACCGGGGCATGCTCTATTTCGTCACGGTCGACGATGCGCTGCGTAAGGCCAGCGGCGGCAAGACCTCGCTCGACGATCTGATGTTCGCCATGCTGGCGATCGAGAAGACCGGCAAGGTGATCAGCAATGCCGATTGGGAAGCGTTGCTGGCACAGCATCTCGGATCGAGCGCCGTCACCGACTTTCGCGCCTTCCTCGACGGCGTGATGCCGGTGCCCGCCTCGGACGCCTTCGGCGCCTGCTTTCGTCGGACCACCCGCCCGCTACGGCGCTATGAACTGGGCTTTGCAACCGACGTCCTTGCTCAGCCGAAGCGTGTCGTAAGGGGGCTGGTTCCGAAATCCGCCGCAGACAAGGCGGGACTGCGCAATGGCGACGAGATTGTCGATCCGGTGCCGCAGGACGGGATCCAGGGCGAGCAGGCCGAGCTGATCCGCCTCAATGTGCGGCGCGGGAACGACGTCCTGCCGATCTCCTATTTGCCGCGTGGCGAGACGGTCGACGCCTATCAGTGGGAGTTTGTGCCCGGTTCCGCAAGACAGGGCTGCGCATTTTGACGAGCCGTTCAGTCCCGGTGTAATTCCATCTCGGCTGCGGGAGCAACAGCGCGGGTTTCTCCCCGTTCTCGCAGGGCTTGTAGCCCGTTTATCTGTACCGGGAAGGTCACCACGCTGACTCACGAACAGTGGTGGAATAGGGATGATCGAACGCGATTTTAAAGCGCGTTAATCACTGCACGGATCACGTCCGACGCGGTCGTCGGATGCTAAATGACCGACATTGGGCGCTGAGCGGTCGGATATGGACGCATTCACCTGTGCTCTATAGGGATATGCTGCGCGCGAGGCGTTTGGCTTTCCGTTCGACGTCAGCTGTGCAGAAGTGTCGATGCAAGGAATCTGGACATGTCTGACGCAAGCCGGCCGAAAAGGTCGATGTGACCAAAGACTGGCAAGCGACACAGGGCCAGGAGTCTGCCGCTAAACGCCTTCGAATTTTCGCTGCGCTCTCGTGGAGGCACTGTCAAAGCGACGTGGCGGCGCAGCCTGCGCGATGATATTCGCGACGGATGAACCGCAGATCCCGAGCCAAGCCAGCTAACCCGTTTCGGTATTTTCATTCGGCACCGGAGATGATCCGTGAAGTCGTGATGCTCTACGTGCGGTTTCCGCTGTCGCTGCGGAACGTCGAGGACCTGCTCTTCGAGCGCGGCTTCGACCTTTGCCACGAGACTGTGCGGCTGTGGTGGAACCGGTTCGGGCCAGTGTTCGCCGGCGAGATCCGCCTGCGCGGGTTTCGGCACTGCCGTTGGCATCTCGATGAAATGTACGTGAAGCTGAATGGCGAGATGGTTTACCTCTGGCGCGCCGTCGATCACGAAGGCGAGATCCTCGAGAGCTACGTTACGAAGAAGCGGGACAAATCTGCGGCTCTGGCCTTCATGAAGAAAGCGCTGAAGCGGCATGACGAGGCTGAGGTGATCGTCACCGATGGCCTTAAGTCATATCGGGCTGCGATGGCGGAGCCGGGCAATGCCGACAGGCAGGAAGTCGGCCGACATGCAAACAACCGGGTGGAAAACAGCCATCTGCCGTTTCGACGACGAGAGCGCGCCATGCTCAGATTCCGGCGTATGAAGACCCTGCAAAAGTTCGCCAGCGTCCATGCCAACGTCCACAATCATTTCAGCCTCGAACGCCACATCGTCGACCGTCAGACCTTCAAGGAACGCCGCTCAGACGCACTGGCCGAGTGGCAGTCGCTGGCGAGCTAGGCGATCTGGCTCAAAGACCAGACTCCATCGTGTGGAGACGAGTTCGCATCCGACTGACAGCACCCTTGAAAACCATCTCGCGCCCAACAACGCTGGCTTCAGCCCCCGTCATGAACCTACCGGCATCAGCCGATTTGTCGTTCAGTTAAACTTATCGAGTTCTCTTCTGTCGCTAATGGCCGAAAGTGGGCCGTTCGCTGCCAGACAGCTTCTAGTCGGCGCAACGCGAAATACGGACGCTTAGTTTGGCGACAAAGCCAGGCATTGATCGAATTGCATTCCAGTTCCGAGATTCGAACATCAGTCATACTGATTGCCCATGCCTCGCTCTCGACCCCAGACAACAGCACCACTGCGTCGGTTCGTGCCAATTTTTGAGTAAATGCGGGCAACGTGGTTGCGCACCGTGTTCCGCGATAACCCAAGCCGTTCGGCAATCGCGGTGTCGTCGTGATCGTCGCAGATGAGGTCGAGGATCTCACGCTCGCGCGGACTGAGCTCCACGCTTGGCATGGCCACCTTTGGCCTGCGGAGGTTGGCTAGCTTGTCCAATATCGACTGACTGAGCCAGCTGGCGTCCTTCATCACTTCGCTGATCGCTCCAGCCAACTCCCCCTCGCTTCGGCGTCGCTCGGTCATATCTTGATAAACCCAGAGGACGCATGGGGCTCGCTCCAAGCTCACCGTCTCTGCCGAAACCACGCAGTCGATCTTAAGGCCCTTCTTTGACAGCAACAGGCCGTCACGGTCTCGCACGCCGCCGTCCGCCACTAAGTCACGCTCCAAAGCTGCGCGCTCTTCCGAACTGTTCCATAGCTGCAGATCGTTTGCAGTTCGCCCGACCGCTTCATCATCGCTGTAGCCGGTCAGTCGCCTGAAGGCGGCATTCACGCGAGAAATCCGGTGATCGCGGTCGCGAGTGACAACCATGGCGACCGGCGCCATTTCAAAGACCGCCGACAAGTGTCCCTCACTGTCCGCGAGCGCTGTCTCCGCTTCACGCCGTGGCTCTAAATCAGCGAATGTCAGCAGTAAGGCGTCCTCCTCGGTGACATCGATCGGTTGACCAGCGAACACCACAAGGCGTCTTGACCCATCCGCGGTGAGCAATTCGGCATCCGTTTGAGGCACCACGGTTCCGGAATCGATTAGCCGCCAAAAGGTTTGCGGATCAGCTAGGCAGCCCAGCAAATCGGAACTCACCAACTTCTGGCCGACGAGCTCTGCTGGCTGAAATCCGGTTAGCGCCTCGAAGCCCGGGTTAAGCTGCATGATCCGATGGTCCCGCAAGCCGACAACGATTGCCGGTGCCGGGTTCGCATTGAACATCGCCTTGAAGCGTGCTTCCGCGTCGAACCTTTCCGAGACGTCGCTGATGACCAGCGCTAGGTAATCCGGCTCCCCACCATCATCGTCCATTAGAACATCGCGGACCTCGTGTACCCAACGGACCTGCTCTGTCCCAGCCGGAGCAACCTCCACAACCGAGTCTGGCATGCTTTCACCAGCAAGCAGCCTAAACAGCGGGTATTCACGGTGCTTAAGCGGCTTGTGATTGCCAGACCATAAAGCGAACCGTTTTGCATAGCCCTCCGCGGTCCCGCCCAGGTCACCAATAGTTGACACGCCATGCATCCGCAGTGCGGCCTCATTGGCGCTGAGGATCACTCCAGTAGGATCGACGAGTACAACGCCATCGAGCAGTTGCGCCATAGCTGCTCGAGATGACGCAAGCTCGGTTGATCGCGGATTGGTGACGGAGCAGTCATCATCGCAAAGCGCTCGGAGACGGCCAACGTTCCAAGCTGGATTACTACGTTCGTTAGTGCCCGAGCACTAATCCAGACGCCACCGGATCGAGCGCTTTTTGAACGTTAAGGCCGACGCGGTCGTTTGAATGGCCTCTGTAACCGGAAGGAATATCCATGGGCCTCATCATTCTCCTCGTCGTAGGTGGGATCATTGGCTGGCTCGCCAGCATGATCATGCGCACCGACGGACAGCAGGGCATCGTTTTAAACGTCGTAGTGGGCATCGTGGGAGCTCTGCTCGCAGGCTTCATCGTGACCCCGCTTATCGGCGGCGCGCCAATCACCAGCGGCGTGATCAGCATCCAGTCGATCCTCGTGTCGCTGCTCGGCGCGGTGGTGTTGCTCGCCATCGTCAATCTCGTTCGTCGCGGGTCGGTCCGTTAAATTCGACCTGCTCGGACGTGCACAACCGCCCATCAAATTACCCCCAAGGAGAGCTCGGATGAATAACGACAACGACGGTTTCACGCATGACGATCCCAATCGTGGCCCGCTCGATCGCGCTGCCAATGCTGTTACCGGCGGCACTGGCGGGATCGATGCGGCAATCGGCTCCGACGATCCAAATCGCGGGCCGGTTGATCGCGCCACGAACGCGCTGACCGGCGACACTGCAAACGGCACGTCGAGCACCACCGCTACTGGCACGCTGTCCGCCATGTTCGACAGCCAGGCCGAAGCCGAACGCGCCGTAGCTGACCTTCGTGATGCTGGCGTGGGCAACAGCGCATTGTCGGTGATCGCTCGCAACGAGGGAACGACCACGGCACGCGACGGCGACGGTGTCGTGACTGACGAGCACCATGAAAATCTGGTGCGCGGCATCCTC
This portion of the Sphingomonas sp. So64.6b genome encodes:
- a CDS encoding GlsB/YeaQ/YmgE family stress response membrane protein, whose protein sequence is MGLIILLVVGGIIGWLASMIMRTDGQQGIVLNVVVGIVGALLAGFIVTPLIGGAPITSGVISIQSILVSLLGAVVLLAIVNLVRRGSVR
- a CDS encoding IS6 family transposase, producing MIREVVMLYVRFPLSLRNVEDLLFERGFDLCHETVRLWWNRFGPVFAGEIRLRGFRHCRWHLDEMYVKLNGEMVYLWRAVDHEGEILESYVTKKRDKSAALAFMKKALKRHDEAEVIVTDGLKSYRAAMAEPGNADRQEVGRHANNRVENSHLPFRRRERAMLRFRRMKTLQKFASVHANVHNHFSLERHIVDRQTFKERRSDALAEWQSLAS
- a CDS encoding helix-turn-helix transcriptional regulator, with the translated sequence MAQLLDGVVLVDPTGVILSANEAALRMHGVSTIGDLGGTAEGYAKRFALWSGNHKPLKHREYPLFRLLAGESMPDSVVEVAPAGTEQVRWVHEVRDVLMDDDGGEPDYLALVISDVSERFDAEARFKAMFNANPAPAIVVGLRDHRIMQLNPGFEALTGFQPAELVGQKLVSSDLLGCLADPQTFWRLIDSGTVVPQTDAELLTADGSRRLVVFAGQPIDVTEEDALLLTFADLEPRREAETALADSEGHLSAVFEMAPVAMVVTRDRDHRISRVNAAFRRLTGYSDDEAVGRTANDLQLWNSSEERAALERDLVADGGVRDRDGLLLSKKGLKIDCVVSAETVSLERAPCVLWVYQDMTERRRSEGELAGAISEVMKDASWLSQSILDKLANLRRPKVAMPSVELSPREREILDLICDDHDDTAIAERLGLSRNTVRNHVARIYSKIGTNRRSGAVVWGRERGMGNQYD
- a CDS encoding peptidase M61, with product MISYALTGLVLALAPATPAIAGAAERNTSLAVTLAPIAAPAVRTQIGTVRITLRFGGIAARRGDALLRLPMVASNVDTVATTISTITARDAKGVLHLTARDIDLPETSMRDAVGGGSSREWLVDRAVQGAVTIQYSVPAEATLPPRGPAPPFSFTADGGGVSAAGHVFLLLPPGDNRYRTTFGWDLTRAPKGSRGVSSLGEGIVTAAEPLDGAQLRMSFFMAGRIGTWPPRIPAGGFFGAWQGDPGFDAGALLAWTGTLYDHYAHMFGQKDSPPYGVFLRYNPINAGGGVGLYRSFVTTFGAGRGSDVARIRLTLAHEMFHTFQPYIASPAGLESSWFGEGLATFYQARLPFRFGMLTPEEYLADINWTAARYYTSSMARAPNSQVPLRFWADTRVRTLPYDRGMLYFVTVDDALRKASGGKTSLDDLMFAMLAIEKTGKVISNADWEALLAQHLGSSAVTDFRAFLDGVMPVPASDAFGACFRRTTRPLRRYELGFATDVLAQPKRVVRGLVPKSAADKAGLRNGDEIVDPVPQDGIQGEQAELIRLNVRRGNDVLPISYLPRGETVDAYQWEFVPGSARQGCAF